The following coding sequences are from one Dermacentor silvarum isolate Dsil-2018 chromosome 4, BIME_Dsil_1.4, whole genome shotgun sequence window:
- the LOC119448903 gene encoding pyrroline-5-carboxylate reductase 3: ATSFLEQRVCALPCEGVTSAAKIMASCPVADKHLLDEIEALGCRTTHKNLDVVDQCDTLLVALKPNVVPAVLEEVAPAVQQRHLVVSLAMGVTLGDIQQRLPSGTRVVRVMPNTPCLVRQGASVFARGVTATADDADLVSRLLASVGHCEEVPESLMDVATGLSGSGPAYVFVTIEALADGAVRQGMPRDLSYRLAANTVLGAAKMVLSTGRHPGSLKDDVSSPAGTTCEGLWVLEKAGFRAALIEAVAAATARAARGRH; encoded by the exons GCAACATCATTTCTCGAACAACGTGTTTGTGCTCTTCCCTGCGAAGGCGTGACAAGTGCAGCGAAGATCATGGCCAGCTGTCCTGTAGCCGACAAACACCTCTTGGATGAGATCGAG GCCCTGGGGTGTCGGACGACGCACAAGAACCTCGACGTGGTGGACCAGTGCGACACGCTCCTGGTGGCGCTCAAGCCTAACGTGGTGCCGGCTGTGCTCGAGGAAGTGGCGCCTGCAGTGCAGCAGCGACACCTGGTGGTCTCCCTAGCGATGGGAGTCACGCTGGGCGATATACAGCAG AGGCTTCCGTCGGGGACCCGCGTGGTGCGTGTCATGCCCAACACGCCGTGCCTGGTGCGCCAGGGGGCCAGCGTGTTCGCGCGCGGTGTCACTGCCACCGCCGACGACGCGGACCTCGTGTCCCGCCTGCTGGCCAGCGTGGGCCACTGCGAGGAGGTGCCCGAGTCGCTCATGGACGTCGCCACGGGGCTCAGCGGCAGCGGACCGGCATAC GTCTTCGTCACTATTGAAGCCCTCGCCGATGGTGCAGTGCGACAAGGGATGCCGAGAGATCTGTCCTACAGGCTAGCTGCCAACACTGTCTTA GGTGCGGCTAAGATGGTGCTGTCAACGGGGAGGCATCCCGGCTCGCTAAAAGACGACGTGAGCTCACCGGCCGGGACAACTTGCGAAGGTCTGTGGGTGCTCGAGAAGGCTGGCTTCCGAGCAGCGCTCATAGAGGCTGTCGCTGCGGCTACCGCAAGGGCCGCTAGAGGTCGCCACTGA